The genomic segment CCGAACCTCGATCGACTCGGTCACGATCGTCGAGCCGCCCGGCTCGAAAACAACCTCGGCGTCGTAGGAGAAGATCTCTCGGAAGCCCTGTGCCACTGCCGGTGTCGATGAAGCCGGAAAGCACAGGCCCGCAATCGCGCATGCGACTGCGGGCCTGATCACCGAGTGCCGCCTCGAAAGAAGTTGTATTGCCTACCTCGTTCTCGGCCGCTCCAGCTGCAGCGGGACGATGTCCGCCTCGTCCGCGTCCGCGCCGAGCAAGTGTTCGACGAAATACTCCGCGCGGAGCCAGAACCAATAGTCGCCCATGTCGCCGTACCCGTGACGTTGTCCCGGGAAGACGAAGAAATCGAATCGCTTGTTCGCGCGGATCAGAGCCTCCGCCATCCGGAAGGTGCCGGCGTGGTGAACGTTGTTGTCGATGTCACCCGTGGTGAGCAGCAAGTTGCCCTTCAGGTTCGCGGCCAAGTCCGAATTTTTCTCGATGTCGAACTCGAAAGTGACTTCGCCCTCACCATCGATGATTTCTTTGACGCCGTGGTGCGTTTCGGACCAGTTACGGTTGTACACGTCGTTGTTGTGATTCCCCGAGGAGGAGACTGCGACTTTGAAGAATTCCGGGTAGACGAGCATGGCCGCGGTCGACATGAATCCACCGCCCGAGTGCCCGTAGATTCCGACCCGATCGAGATCGATGAAGTCGTGCCGGTCCGCGAGTTGTTCGAGAATGGCCTTCTTATCGTCCAGTCCGTAGTCCCTGAGGTCTCCGTATCCATAGTTGTGATACCACTTCGAACGATCAGGATTTCCACCGCGGTTTCCTAGCGTGACTACGATCATTCCGAACTGGGCCAGGCCCTGCTCGTAGGGATTCGTGGACCAGAACTTGGAAACGGACTCCGTCTGCGGGCCGGGGTAGACGTAGGCCACGATCGGATACGTCCTCTCCGGATCGAAGTCGTAGGGCTTGTACATCACACCGTAGATGTCAGTGAAGCCGTCCGCGGCTTCTGCGACGAACGGCTCGGGGAAGCCGTACCCCGCCTCCTCGAGTGCTGTGAAGTCGGCGACTTCCAAGTCGAGGATCTTGGCGCCACTCGCATCATGCAGTGACGAGGTGGGCACCGTATTCACACGGGAATAGCTGTTCACGAAGTACCGGCGAGACTCGTTCATGCTGAAGCGATGCTCAAAGTCTCCCGAGTTGAGCAGAGTGAGTCCGGAGCCGTCCAGATTCACGCGGTAGAGGTGCTGGTAGTAGGGATCCTCACCGGTTTCGCGGCCCTGACCGGTCAGGAAGATGTGGCCACTCTCTTCGTCGACGCCGACAATACCGTCAACGTGCCATGGACCTTCCGTGAGGCGGTTCATGAGCGTCCCGTCCGCGGCGTACCGGTAGACGTGCGCCCAGCCGTCCCGCTCCGACCACCACAGCAACTCTCCATTCGGGAGCCGGATTGGAGCGCGAGTCTCCATATAGGTGTTCAATCGGTCCTCGACGACCGGGCGGGCAACGCCAGTGGTCGCGTCGGCGACCATGATGTCCGCTCGGTAGCGGTCCCTCGACATCCGTACATAGAAGAGTTCGTCGGACGTGTCCGAGAGCCAGAGTGACCGGCGGGGCTCGTTGGAGTCCGAGTACGTGAACTGCGGGTCGTTCGAGATCGATAGGAGCTGATCCTTCCACGGTTCATCGTCGACTGTCACCGAACTCATGTTCTGAAGATCGTAGATCACGATTTCGTTCTGGGTGACGTTGTCCTCGCCCGGCATGTCGTATTTGTAGGTCTCGAGTTCCGGACGGACATTCCCCGTCACGTGAACGACCCACAGGTCGTCGACTTCCCGCTGATCCGAGCGCAACAGTGAGAATCGACGTGAGTCCTTGGACCAGGATAGGTTCGTGCGCTTCCGATCCTCCATGTCCTCTTCACGCGAAACGTTGGTCTCGCCGCGCCCACTCGCGTTCGCCGCGTAGCTGTAGTACTCCTCGCCATCCGTGGTGAGCTGGGTTTCGGTTACCTCGATCTCTTCTTCCGCTTCATCAGCCTCGTCGCCGTCCTCCCCACGCCGGGCGTCGAGAATTCGGGCGTAGTCCGTCCCGCTCATCATCCACAGGTTGTGGAGCTTGGCGAAGACCACGGTCTGGCCGTCCGGAGAAACGCTGGCCCAGGTCGGATGATCATTCGGCGCTTCGTAGGCCTCGAGCTCTCGGAGGGACTGCGAAGACACCGTGTATTCGAAGTGATGAACTTTCTTGCTGACGTCTTCCTCGTCGTCGTCGCCATCCTCCTGATTTTGATCCTGATCGCTGTCGTCACCGTCAGTATCGTCGGTCGTCTCTTCGTCTTGAGAGGATTCGACATCGAACTGCAACGTGCCGGCGTCGATGAAGCGGATATTGCGGATCGGCAGGTGCTGGCCGTCCCACGGATCGAGCGTGATCCGTGTCAGTTCCGCTGCGATTCGATCGTTGTCGAAGAGCTGCGTCCGGGTGCCGCGCTGAGGATCGACGATGTAGTAGCTCGTTCCATCAGAACTCTCCCATTCGTACCAGAACCCCTCGGAACCCTCGATCCAGTTGGGCTCCACAGTGGTACTGTGGACCATGTCCCGGATCTGATAGGGGGCCCAGCGGGCGGCCAGGTCGAAGTTCGCTGCACCTTCCTGGTCCCCTCGGTGCTGAGCTTCTGCCGAGTTGCTCGGTATCATGAACAGGGCGGCGAACAGGATTGCCAGACCTGTCCGAATCAACAGAGCCGGGGCGCGAAGGTTCCGTAACATGGATCGATCTCCGAAGGTGGGATCCTCTGGTGCTTGGATCAGGCCAAGAGGCGGCTTCCTGTCACATGCGGCAATAGCAAAATCCTTGGGAGTTCCCAGCAGCACTGCAGTGGGTTGGGGTCACTGAGGGATCACTCGTTCCAGCAGTGCTCACCCAGACGGCGAAATGGCCGGCCCTCCCTGTAGAATCGTCGTCGCAGACGACGACGATATGATCCGGACGATCCACGTCGAATCCTTACGTGGATTTGACTGAGAGGCCGAGGTCGCGCCCGACGGAATTGAGGCCAGCCCATGGGTCGCCCGTATCGGAAGGCTGTCTCGAATGGCAAGGCCGTCGAGACCATCCACGACGAGACCGGGACGAACTTCGATCCGATGTCGTGGACATCTTCGTTCAAGCGCAGCCCGATACCGAGACAATCCCAGCGGAGTACCTCGCGGCGTGATCAGCAGGGCTGCTTGATGGCTCGACCGTCGGGCCGTGTGAGCGCAGAATGGCCGTGGCCCGGTTGAGACATCAGGTTGTCGCGAGCCGACCCCTTCCGATTTCATGAGAAGCAGATGAGCCTCGACAAAAACTACGACGGATACACGTCGTTTTCATACCTCGATGCCGGCACCGACTACAAGGCCTTCGACCTGGCCGACGAACTGGAACGCGTGCCGCCCTACTTGCTGACCCTTTCTGGTGACCAGGAGGCGAGGGTCAGAGGGCTGCTCGAGAGCTGCCTTCTCGTCTCGATGCATGAACATCTGGGCGTTTTTCCGGATCGCATCGAGGAGACCCCGGAGTACGCTCGCCTCGGTCGCATGAGCACCGCATTCAAGGGCCTCGCCGCATCCCATTGGGACGCGGTCTTCGACAATCTCATGGATGGTGTGTGCACGATTCACTCACAGTCAGGCTGGCAGTGGGACGATGTGCTCCACGATCTCGGCATGCGTCTGTGCGATCTGGCCCACCAGGATTTCCTTTTTCACTGTCTGCGCATTGATGACATCCAGCGAGCCCATGACGAGGGGCGCATGGCATGGATCGCCACCATGGAGGGCGCTGCGATGATCGAACACGATCTCGACCGCATCGATATCCTCCATGGCTTCGGACTCCGTTCTCTGGGAATCACCTACTCGGAATCCAATGCGCTCGGGAACGGTCTAAAGGAGGACCGAGACGGCGGTCTGACGAAATTTGGAAAGAAGGCTGTCGAGCGGATGAACAAGGTCGGCTTGCTCATTGATTGCTCGCACTGCGGCGACCAGACGACACTCGACACCGTCGAGTGGAGCGAGAAGCCGATTGTCCTGTCTCATATCGGCGCGAAGGCGCTCTGGGACTCCAACCGCCTGGCCCCGGACAACGTCCTTGAGGCGGTTGCCGCGAAGGGTGGTGTCATAGGAATCGAGTGCGCGCCGCACACTACGCTCACAAAGAATCATCGGTCCCATAATCTCGATGCCTTCATGGAGCACTTCGAGTACGTCAGGGACCTAGTGGGCATCGATCACGTTGGCTTCGGTCCGGACACAGTCTATGGAGATCACGTCGGCCTCCATAGAACCTATGCCGCAAGCCTTTCTCTGAAGGAGTCGCGCGGCGCAGGTAAGCCGGGCCAGGAGTACGAGGAGGTCGAATATGTGGAGGGACTCGAGAACCCCACTGAAGGCTCGAAGAACATTCTCCGTTGGCTCGTGAAAAACGGGTACTCGGACGCAGACATCAAAAAGGTCATGGGCACGAACGCGTTGCGTGTAATGAGTGAGGCTTGGTCCTGACGTTGGTGCCCTTCGGCCCCCGGGGATTCGTCCTCCTCGGACTGGTGGCCCTCGCCGGGATCACCGCGCCCTCTGCCGCCGCTCAGGATGAGTCCATGTGGCGGGTCGAGTCAGCACAGATGGAGGTGGATGCTTCGGTCGGTGACGGTGCTGCGCAGGTCACGATTCACTACACGTTTGTCGCGGATGGTGGCGGAGCGCTTCCGCTTGATTCGCCGATTCCGGTTGAGTTATTGGGTTTCGGCGAGGCGACAACTGAGTCGTTCACGGTGGGCCCCGGGCCAGCCATTTTGCTCGCTGTGACCGGAGGTACGCACAGATCGGGAGAGATCATGCCACCGTCGGCCGTGACTGGTGAGGCGTTGCCGATTGAGGTGCGTTATCGGGTCGAACAAGCTGTCCAGGTAGACGACGGGCGTGTCCGCGGGCGGATCCCGACGCTGACGGCTCCACCATTGGTGGATGAGGGCTCCGGCTTCCGCGCGATCCTGGTGCTGCCAGCCCAATGGTCACTAGTAGAGGGTTTCCCCTCTGGCCTCCGACTGAATCCGGCGGGCCAGTATGAGGTGTCGCTCCCCGTGGTTCCGGCCATGATTGGGTTTCGCGGTCGAACGGACGGTGCCTGGCGTCCCGGGATTCCACTCCTTGTCGACCTGCTCACGCTGACTATGCTGTGTGGATTTGCGGTCTTTGGATGGCGTCATCTGAGTGGTGTGGCAGCAGCGGCAAACGCATGAACGGTCCCGGCGTGATTTTCTGGGGCCTCTTCGTCGTCTGCGGACTCATCGTCTTGGGTTATGGATTCTGGATGGTTCGGACTGAGCGCCGAGAGGAAAAATGAGTACGCAGATGCTCATCTTCGTCGGGTACTTCATGATCGTCTTCGCGATCGGCTGGTATAGCCTGCGCGCGACCCGTAATGAGACTGACTACTGGATCGCAGGCGGACAGCTCGGCTGGTTCACCGGTGGTGCGACGATGGCGGCGACGCATACGTCCGCGGGGACGTTCGTGGGGACTATCGGGGTCATGTATACCGCCGGCTGGTCCTTTGGTTGGGTGCTTTTGTCGATCCCGCTCGCGTACTGGTTCATGGTCGCGGTTTTGGCTCCGCGCTTCACCCGACAAAAAGAGCTCACTATCCCTGCGTTTATTGAGACACGGTACTACGGGAAGGGCATACGGGGTCTCGCGGCGGCGATCATTTTGATTGCCACAGTCGTCTATATCCAGGCACAGATCGTCGCCGGGGGACTCATCGCGAACACCGTCTTCGGGATTCCCACGACCTGGGGCATGATTGGTTTCACCGTGATTCTGCTTGCCTATACGGTCGTGGGTGGCATGGTGGCCGTCGTGTACACAGACGCCTTTCAACTCGTCGTCATGGGCCTCGGGGCACTGTTCGCTGTGCCGCTGACGTTGCGCCATGTCGATGGATTGGGGGGACTCCTGACGCTTGTTGAGTCGGCGCACCCCCTCGTGTTCACATGGGAGACCATGCCCGCGACTCTCCTGCTGACGATGGGCCTGTCCTTCTTCTTGGGCGGGGTCGCGACTCCGGAGAAGCTCATCAGGCTCTACGCAATGAAGGACATGCGGACGATTCGCCGCGGGGTGCTCTTCGCCATTGTGATGATTCTGGGCATCAATCTTCTCGTCTTCGTGCTTGCGCTGTCATCGATCGTGCTTTTCCCTTCGCTTGCGACGGGTGACCTCGCCATGCCGATGATCGCAACCGCCGTCCTGCCCGCGACACTGGGCGCGATCATGCTCGCGGCGATCACGGCCGCCATGATGTCGACAGTCGATTCTCTGTTGATGGTCGCTGGGTCTGCGTTGTCCGTAGACATCTATCAGAATCTGATCGACCCGGACATCACGCCTGGTCGCCGGATGTGGATTGATCGTGCGGGCATCGTCGTCGTGGGCACCGTACCTGTACTTCTTCTCCTGAGTGGTGTCGGGGAAGGAGATCTGGTGCAGTTTATCGTCTTGCTGTTCACTGCCCTGATGGCGTCGGCGTTCGTGCTTCCGGTGGTGGGTGGAGTGGTCTGGCGCCGCGCCACCCGCGAAGGGGCAGCCTCTGCGATGATCGGAGGGACATCAGCCACCTTCCTATGGGAAATCTTCGGCACGCCAACCATTGAACCAGTACTTTGTGGCTTCATTGTCTCTGCAGCTCTCTATGTCGGCGTCAGCTTGCTTACGCCTCCGCCTCCATCAAGCGCGCTCGCTCCATACTTCGATTGAACACCGACCTGGGGGTCGTTCCATGATTCACCGGACCGTTTTCGTTCTTTTTTTCGCACTCATCGGAGTGCCGACTGCTGATGCCAATGCGCAGACGATCGCCGACGAGTACCGAGACGTAGCAAATCAGATCATCGATGCCGCCACAGGTGACCACGATGCCTATGCGCGTCTTACCGAGTTGACGGAGACGTTCGGGCCGCGTGTCTCGGGCTCCGTCGCCTTGGAGCGCGCCATCGACTGGATGCTGGTCGAGATGGAGGAGGATGGCCTCGACAACCCTCGCGGTGACCATGTCATGGTGCCGCACTGGGTTCGCGGGAACGAGAGCCTCGAGATGATTCTGCCGTGGCCGCGGGAACTACCCATGCTGGGACTCGGAGGAAGCGTCGCGACGCCGGTCGGGGGGATTCTCGCTGAGGTGCTGGTCGTGGGGAGCTTCGAGGAGCTGACCGCCAGAGCCGACGAGGCGGGCGGGCGAATCGTCCTCTACAACGTGCCCTTCACGAGCTACGGTCAAACGGTCCGATATCGTTCCCAAGGGGCGATTGAGGCGGCGCGCGTTGGTGCAGCCGCGAGCCTCGTTCGTTCGGTCACGCCTTATTCCCAGCAGACACCCCATACGGGCAATAGCGCGTATTCGGACGACGTTCCGAAAATCCCCCACGCCGCGATCACCGTGGAGGACTCCGAGCTACTTCAGCGTATGCAGGATCGGGGTGAACGACCTGAACTCCTCCTCAAGATGGAGGCCCGCACACTACCGGATGCTCCGTCGCGGAATGTGATGGCGGAAATCGTGGGCAGCGAATTTCCAGACGAGGTCATCGTGTTCGGCGGTCACATCGATTCCTGGGACGTCGGAACCGGCGCGATGGATGACGCGGGCGGTGTGGTTGCCGCGTGGGAAGCCATTCGCATCATGAAGGAACTCGGCCTTCAGCCGCGCCGCACGATCCGGGCGGTTGGCTGGACGAGTGAGGAGAATGGCGGCCCGGGCGGCCCTAAGTATGCTGAGGACCACGCGGACGAGTATCACGTCCTGGCGATGGAGTCTGACGGAGGTGTGTTCAAGCCCAGCGGGTTTGGCTTCACTGGGTCGGACGAAGCGTTCGCGATGATCCAGGACATCGCCACACTGCTCGATCGGACAGAGTCGGGGACGATCACTCGCGGCGGGGGGGGGGCGGACATTGGGCCGCTCATGCAGACCGGAGTGCCAGGCATGGGACTCAGCGTCGATGGTTCGAAATACTTCTGGTACCACCACACGGACGCCGATACGGTCGATAAGCTCGACCCTGACGAAGTCGCACTCTGTGTCGCGACGATGGCCGTGATCGCGTATGTCGTGGCAGATATGCCGCAGCGGCTGCCGCGCTAGTGCCCTTCAGACCCACGAATGCCGGTGTAGACGCATGACTCAGACAGATGGAACTCTCACTAGCCGCATGATAGGCGCGGCGATGCTGAGAGTTGATGTGTACGAAGAAGTAGAGGCGGACGCGACCGCGACAGGTCAGGCGGCCATCGTGGTGGTGCTGGCTGCGGTCTGCATGGCGGTGGGTGCTTGGAATGGCGGTCTGTTCTACGCGGCCGGGCTCGCTGTGATGGAGCTCGGTTCCTGGCTGGTCTGGGCTGGCCTCACCTATGTAATCGGCGAAAAGGTCTTCGACGGGAAAGCGACGTGGGGTGAATTGCTCTGAACGTTAGGCTTCGCGAAGGCTGCGGGAGTGCTGTACCTACTCGCGGTGGTCCCAGTGTTCGGCGCCATCGTGACCATCGTCGTCGCAGTCTGGGTGAGCGTCGCCAGCTTTATCGCCATCCGGCAGGCACTCGATATCTCGAACGGCAAGACGGTGCTGACATGGCTTGTAGGTGCGGCGTTCTACAATCTGCTTCAGAATTTCCCGATCTTCCAGTTCTAATCAGGGGTCTGGCTGTGACTTTGCGAGCGTGCCCTAGGGCCCCGGAATGATTGCCCCGAAGGGGGGCGCTCGGACCACGCGGGTCACTCGATATCGCGGCACCGAGTCGAAGCGGGAGCGCGATGCGCTCGCAGTGGAAGAGCCGCTGGAGATCCGTGTGTCTTGGCTCGAGGGGGGGGAGAAGCGGATCGAGCCGCTCGCGGTAACCATGCGGACCCCTGGAAACGATTTCGAACTGGTGGCCGGCTTCCTGCATGGCGAGGGACTCATTACCACCACCGATCAGTTGCATGAACTGTCCTACTGCACCGGGCCGGAAGAGCAGGAGTACAACGTCGTTGAGGCGAAGCTTGCCGCAGGGGTGGCGTTTGACCCTGAGTCCGTGAAACGGAATTTCTACGCAACTTCGAGCTGCGGTGTCTGCGGGAAGGCCTCGCTGGATGCTGTTCAGGCCCGTGGGTGTACGCTTCTGGCGCCGGGACTGACGGTCGACGCGGCACTCGTTCCCCAACTTCCGGACCGGCTGCTGGAGGCTCAGGGTGTCTTCGAGCGCACCGGCGGTATCCACGCGGCCGGTATCTTCACCCGAACGGGAGAACGTCTGGTCGTGATGGAGGACGTGGGGCGGCACAACGCCGTGGACAAGGTGATCGGCCATCAGTTCATGCAGCGGGCGCTACCGGCCTCTGATGATGTCCTGGTGGTGAGTGGTCGCGCGTCGTTCGAAGTTGTGCAGAAGGCGGTGGCCGCCGGGCTGCCTATACTCGTCGCGGTCGGTGCCCCGTCCAGCCTCGCGGTGGACCTCGCTCGCCAGTTCGGTCAGACTCTGATCGGCTTCGCACGCAACGGCGGCTTTAACGTCTATACCCGACCTGAGCGGGTCGACTGAGAGTGGCCCTGAAGGTTCTGGGAGCCGTCTTGGCGGGTGGGACCAGTCGTCGCATGGGACGGGACAAGGCATCGGCGGTGCTGGGAGGTGTTTCGATGCTTGAACGGACCGTCGACACGCTTGCCGAAATTTGCGAGGACGTTGTCGTGGTCTCGTCCCGCGAAGAAACCCCGACTGGTGCCTGGGATGTGATCGGCGACCTGCGGCCTGGCGCAGGCCCCTTGGCGGGGCTCGAGGCAGCGCTCTCCTACGGGGCCCGAGAAGGATACCATGCCGTTTTTGTTCTCGCCTGCGACTTACCACTGGTAGGTGTAGCTCTTGTCCGTGAGGTACTTCGGGTCAGGCAGTTGAAAGAGAGCCTGGATACGGCTGCCGGGGCTTGGGCTGCGGCAGCGTCTCGTGACGGGGTGCCAGATTTCGAGCCGCTGTGTGCTGCGTACAGCATCACGTGCCTCCCGATCGCTGCGGCGCTGCTCGACCGTGGGGAGGGGGCCGCTCGGGCCCTGTTCGAGGCGGTGGATGGGACCCGCGTCGTGCTCAGTGACAGCGAAGTCGACGGCGCGGAAGATGTGCCTGCGCTGTTGAACGTCAACACGGAAGACGACCTCCGCCGGGCTGAGGCAGGTTTGAGCAAGCGATGACTGAGTCCTCGGAACGACTGGTGTCACTGGACGCCTTCCGCGGACTGACGATTGCCGGGATGATCCTGGTCAATAATTCAGGGTCTTGGTCCCATATCTATGCGCCACTGCGCCAGGAAATGCTTGCCGGTTCACTTTGGTAGGACTCTTATTGCAGTGTCCCACCCCCTCCCCAACGCTCACAACATGAAGCTTTCAAAAGCCGTCCTCTCATTGCTGTTCATCGTTGTCCTGCCTGCGTGTGCATCCTCCGGTGCCACGGAGCCGGCTCCCGCGCGCGCTGGCGGCGTGTCGGCCATGCCGGAGGCGCCGGCAGAGACCCACGCGGCGACGGCTCAACCGGCTTCTGCCGAGGTCGCGAGTTTCAGCGCCGCCCAGGCTGATCGGGGGCGGGACACCTTCCGTGCGACGTGCACCGAGTGCCACTACTCGAGCGAATTCTCAGACTCTCAGTTCAAGTTCAAGTGGAGTCGCCGGAGCGCGGGGAATCTCTACCAGATGATCCAGACACAGATGCCGGAAACGGCTCCCGGATCGTTGTCTTCGGAAGAGGCTGTCGACCTGGTGTCGTACATTCTTCGCATGAACGGATTTGAACCGGGATCCGCCGAATTGTCGTCAGAGCGCGCCGTCCTCAATGCCGTCAGCCTTGCATCGATCCGGAACTAACAGCGAACGCGTCGGCTCGGCTTCATCTGCCTGAACAACGGTTTTTCAAGTCGGGTCGCGGCGATGACCCAACCAGAAACCGCAGAGGACCATGGGAATCGACCGTATCATCAACGAGACACGGGCCTGTCACTACTGCAACGCCGTAAGTAGAAACTTCATGATCGATACCCATCCAGACTTCGATAATGTCTGGCTGGCGGGGGCTGGTCAGGCCGAGGCCTTTAAGCGGGGGGCGGTACTCAGTGAGTACATTGCAGGACGCGTTCTTGGGACCGAGACCAATCGGGAGCTGAACGACAGTTTCCGCTTGCTCGAAGACGAATTTCAGGAAGAGGGCGA from the Longimicrobiales bacterium genome contains:
- a CDS encoding molybdenum cofactor guanylyltransferase — translated: MALKVLGAVLAGGTSRRMGRDKASAVLGGVSMLERTVDTLAEICEDVVVVSSREETPTGAWDVIGDLRPGAGPLAGLEAALSYGAREGYHAVFVLACDLPLVGVALVREVLRVRQLKESLDTAAGAWAAAASRDGVPDFEPLCAAYSITCLPIAAALLDRGEGAARALFEAVDGTRVVLSDSEVDGAEDVPALLNVNTEDDLRRAEAGLSKR
- a CDS encoding DPP IV N-terminal domain-containing protein gives rise to the protein MLRNLRAPALLIRTGLAILFAALFMIPSNSAEAQHRGDQEGAANFDLAARWAPYQIRDMVHSTTVEPNWIEGSEGFWYEWESSDGTSYYIVDPQRGTRTQLFDNDRIAAELTRITLDPWDGQHLPIRNIRFIDAGTLQFDVESSQDEETTDDTDGDDSDQDQNQEDGDDDEEDVSKKVHHFEYTVSSQSLRELEAYEAPNDHPTWASVSPDGQTVVFAKLHNLWMMSGTDYARILDARRGEDGDEADEAEEEIEVTETQLTTDGEEYYSYAANASGRGETNVSREEDMEDRKRTNLSWSKDSRRFSLLRSDQREVDDLWVVHVTGNVRPELETYKYDMPGEDNVTQNEIVIYDLQNMSSVTVDDEPWKDQLLSISNDPQFTYSDSNEPRRSLWLSDTSDELFYVRMSRDRYRADIMVADATTGVARPVVEDRLNTYMETRAPIRLPNGELLWWSERDGWAHVYRYAADGTLMNRLTEGPWHVDGIVGVDEESGHIFLTGQGRETGEDPYYQHLYRVNLDGSGLTLLNSGDFEHRFSMNESRRYFVNSYSRVNTVPTSSLHDASGAKILDLEVADFTALEEAGYGFPEPFVAEAADGFTDIYGVMYKPYDFDPERTYPIVAYVYPGPQTESVSKFWSTNPYEQGLAQFGMIVVTLGNRGGNPDRSKWYHNYGYGDLRDYGLDDKKAILEQLADRHDFIDLDRVGIYGHSGGGFMSTAAMLVYPEFFKVAVSSSGNHNNDVYNRNWSETHHGVKEIIDGEGEVTFEFDIEKNSDLAANLKGNLLLTTGDIDNNVHHAGTFRMAEALIRANKRFDFFVFPGQRHGYGDMGDYWFWLRAEYFVEHLLGADADEADIVPLQLERPRTR
- a CDS encoding c-type cytochrome, which translates into the protein MKLSKAVLSLLFIVVLPACASSGATEPAPARAGGVSAMPEAPAETHAATAQPASAEVASFSAAQADRGRDTFRATCTECHYSSEFSDSQFKFKWSRRSAGNLYQMIQTQMPETAPGSLSSEEAVDLVSYILRMNGFEPGSAELSSERAVLNAVSLASIRN
- the fdhD gene encoding formate dehydrogenase accessory sulfurtransferase FdhD, whose product is MIAPKGGARTTRVTRYRGTESKRERDALAVEEPLEIRVSWLEGGEKRIEPLAVTMRTPGNDFELVAGFLHGEGLITTTDQLHELSYCTGPEEQEYNVVEAKLAAGVAFDPESVKRNFYATSSCGVCGKASLDAVQARGCTLLAPGLTVDAALVPQLPDRLLEAQGVFERTGGIHAAGIFTRTGERLVVMEDVGRHNAVDKVIGHQFMQRALPASDDVLVVSGRASFEVVQKAVAAGLPILVAVGAPSSLAVDLARQFGQTLIGFARNGGFNVYTRPERVD
- a CDS encoding membrane dipeptidase, encoding MSLDKNYDGYTSFSYLDAGTDYKAFDLADELERVPPYLLTLSGDQEARVRGLLESCLLVSMHEHLGVFPDRIEETPEYARLGRMSTAFKGLAASHWDAVFDNLMDGVCTIHSQSGWQWDDVLHDLGMRLCDLAHQDFLFHCLRIDDIQRAHDEGRMAWIATMEGAAMIEHDLDRIDILHGFGLRSLGITYSESNALGNGLKEDRDGGLTKFGKKAVERMNKVGLLIDCSHCGDQTTLDTVEWSEKPIVLSHIGAKALWDSNRLAPDNVLEAVAAKGGVIGIECAPHTTLTKNHRSHNLDAFMEHFEYVRDLVGIDHVGFGPDTVYGDHVGLHRTYAASLSLKESRGAGKPGQEYEEVEYVEGLENPTEGSKNILRWLVKNGYSDADIKKVMGTNALRVMSEAWS
- a CDS encoding M28 family metallopeptidase; translated protein: MIHRTVFVLFFALIGVPTADANAQTIADEYRDVANQIIDAATGDHDAYARLTELTETFGPRVSGSVALERAIDWMLVEMEEDGLDNPRGDHVMVPHWVRGNESLEMILPWPRELPMLGLGGSVATPVGGILAEVLVVGSFEELTARADEAGGRIVLYNVPFTSYGQTVRYRSQGAIEAARVGAAASLVRSVTPYSQQTPHTGNSAYSDDVPKIPHAAITVEDSELLQRMQDRGERPELLLKMEARTLPDAPSRNVMAEIVGSEFPDEVIVFGGHIDSWDVGTGAMDDAGGVVAAWEAIRIMKELGLQPRRTIRAVGWTSEENGGPGGPKYAEDHADEYHVLAMESDGGVFKPSGFGFTGSDEAFAMIQDIATLLDRTESGTITRGGGGADIGPLMQTGVPGMGLSVDGSKYFWYHHTDADTVDKLDPDEVALCVATMAVIAYVVADMPQRLPR